One Agrobacterium larrymoorei genomic window, CAGCGGACGGTCACGCAGCTTGCCGAAATAGGGCATGACGCTATCGTTCAGGCCCTGATAGTCGATCAGATAGCGAAGTGCTTCCCTCACCTTCGGCTTCTGGAAACGCTCATCCTTCATCGACACCGCAAGATAATAGAAGCCACTACCGGCATTCGTTTGGACCTTAACGTCCTTGTTGCCTTCAAGCGACTTGAGATCAGCCGCCGACATCGAAAATGCGATGTCGATATCACCTTTTTGCAGCATCAGGCGCTGGCTCTGGGATTCGGCAAGGTGGCGCATCATGATGCGACGCATGGCCGGCTTCTCGCCCCAGTAATTCTTGTTCTGGTCCAGCGTCACACGCTCGTTGGATTGCCACTGGGCAAGAGTGAAGGGGCCGGAACCGGCGGAGTTGTTGGTAAGCCAGGCGCTACCGAGATCGCCGTTCTTGTCATGCTCCATGACGGCCTTCATGTCGAGGACCGAGCCCGGGCCGACGATGCCGAGCGTCTGGATGACGATCTGCGGATCGACCTCTTTCGGCAGGGTCACGACGACAGTCTTTTCATCGGGCGCGGTGAAACTCGCATCCGCATTGGCAGCGGTGAAGCCGTGGGTTTTCAGGAAGGAGGCCTGAGCCAGATTGAGCTTCATCACACGCTTCAGCGACCAGATGACATCGGCGGATGTTACCGGATTGCCGGAAGCGAAGTTCGCGCCATCGCGCAGTTTGAATGTGATGGCCGATCCGTCATCCGAAACCGTCCAGCTTTCCGCGAGCTGCGGGTCCAGCTGTCCCCGCTTGGTCGGGTTCAGTCCCACCAAGTTGTCATATATGTTTGCCAGAACCTGGACGCTTTCCTTGCCGGTGATGGCGGCGGGATCGAGCGTCAGGATGTTATTCATCGAAAATCCGACCACCAGCATGGTAGGCGGTGTTTCAGCGTGAACTGGCTGAAATAGAACGGTTGAGCTTAAAATAAGCGCGGCTAGGCTACGTTTGATCATGGTCGCTGTGACTCCTCCCAATACGCGTCGGTTCCTCAAACCCGCCGCTGACCAATTTGATAAAGAGATATGACGTCTTATGACATCTGTCAACGTATCCCTGGTCGAATTGCGTGGGCGGAAGATGGACTGGAGGCATTTCGGATGCCGCCCGATCAACATGCCAGGGCGAAAAACAGCGGTGGCAAATGGACTTAACGTTCTTTGCCATTCTGACGTGCTTCATCGGTCCTGCCGAACATGAGCATGTGCTGCGAAGCTAAATTGTGATGATTGTTGCGACACAGGCAAGCCGCCCTCCACCGGGGAGTGGTCACAATCCTGTTTTTAGATCCGGTTTTAAAGGATCAGGCGACCTGCGCCAAAGCCTGTTGCGCCATGGGCATGGGCCGCCCGAGGAGATAACCCTGCGCTTCCTGACATCCCTCCGTGCGCAGGATATCCAGCTGCTCGTTCGTCTCCACACCTTCGGCAAGCACGGGAATGCGCAGCCCCTGGCCGAGCGAGAGAATGGCGCGCACCATCGCTCTGGCCTCATCGCTTTCCTGCAACTCCACCATGAAGCTGCGGTCGAGCTTGATCTTGTCGAAGGGGAAACTGCGCAACAGTTCGAGCGAAGAATAACCGGTGCCGAAATCATCGATGGCAATCGATACGCCTAGCGCCTTGATGAGGTTGAGCGCGTTCATCGCCCGCTGCTTGTCGACGATGATGGAGTTCTCGGTGATTTCCAGCTCGAGCCTTCGCGGATCGAGGCCGGTTTCCTTGAGAACGGAAATGACGAGGGACACCGTATCTGCATGAGCGATCTGGACCGGAGAGAGATTGACCGCGACCTTCAGGTCGTTCGGCCAAGATGCCGCCTCATGGCATGCCTGGCGCAGAACCCATTCACCGATTGGAAGGATTGCACCGCATTCTTCTGCGACACCGATAAAATCGACCGGCGAGACGTTTCCGCGTTCGGGATGATGCCAGCGCAACAGCACTTCATAACCGGTGATGCGACCCGTGAGAACCGATTTCTGCACCTGATAATGCAGATGGAATTCGTTGTTCTCGATGCCGAGCCAGAGATCCTTGGCAAGCTTCGCCCGGTCCCGGGCAAGCTCATCCATGTTGCCGTCATAGAAGCAGATCTTCTGGGTCAGGCTGTTTTTGGAGCGATACATGGCAAGATCGGCATTGGCCAGCAGCACATCCGGCGCATCGCCATCTTCCGGGAAGAGTGCAACGCCGATGCTTGCTCCGGTCGTCAGCTTGTGGTGATCGAGGGTAACGGGAATGCTCAAAGCCTCGGACAGACGTTCGGCAAAATCCTGCACTTCCGAAATATCCGTATAGCGCTTGATTGCCGCAAACTCATCGCCGCCGACACGCGCGACCATTTCGTTCTGCTTCAAAAGCTTGCTCAAGCGTGTGGCAAGCTCGACCAGAACCTTATCGCCTACATGATGGCCGATCTGGTCGTTGATCATCTTGAACTTGTTCAGATCGACGCCGATCACCGCCACATGCCCGTTGTTGCGGGTCGCAACGGAAACCTCGTAGTCCAGAAAGTCGTTCAGGGCGGAGCGATTGGGCAGCTTCGTCAGGCTGTCATGCTTGGCAAGGAAGGCGATATGCTCTTCCGAGCGAATGCGGTCGGTAATGTCCTCGAAGGTCGCGACCCAGCCGCCATCTACCACGAGGTTGAAATTCGCCAGTATAGAATGATCGCCATCCATTTTATGGATGAGGCTATTCTGGCCGGAGCGAATGGCTTCGATATGCTTGCGATAGTGCGCCCTCGCCCGTTCTTCGAAACCGGGATCGTCAGGAAGCGCAATCTCGTAACCGCGACGCACGATTTCCCAGTAGCTGACGCCGGGTTTGAGAAACTCGTCATCGAAGCTGAAGAGCGACCGGTAGCGCTGGTTCGAGAGAATGAGCTTCTCATTGGCATCGAACAGGCAGATGCCCTGAATCATGTTTTCAAGCGCCAGATCGAGGTTGCGCGTGACCGCAACGATCCGGTCGCGGTCGGCCTTCTGTTCGGTGATGTCGCGGGTAATCTTGGCAAAGCCGAGTTGATGGCCCTTGTCGTCATAGACCGGTTGAATGAGGACGTTGGCGTAAAAGGACGATCCGTCCTTGCGATAGCGCAGCCCTTCTGCTTCGAAGCGGCCATTCTTGCGCGCAAGATGCAGGGCATGTTCAGGAAGGCCGTTTTTCTGGTCCTCCTGCGAATAGAAAATGGAGAAATTGCTGCCGATGATTTCGCTGGCTTTGTAGCCCTTGAACCGTTCGGCACCTGCATTCCAGTTGGTGACAACGCCGGTTGGGTCCAGCATGTAGATCGCATAATCGGTTACGCCGCGTACCAGAACGTCGAAATTGGCTTCGGATGCGAGCGCCTTGCGCGCAGCGCGCACCGCAATCGTGACGGCTGAAATGCCCGATGCCAGAAATGACAGCGATACCAGCATGATCATGATGAGCAGGAAGGACTTCGATAGCCCCTGATGCGCCACCGGATTGATGCCCGGCGAGAGCGTCAACGCGCCCATGGCGGTGAAGTGCATCAGAACGATGCCAAGAGAGAGAAAGGATGCCGCAGTGACGATGCGCTTGTCGGACAGGACGATCGTATTCGAAATGGAAAAACCGATGGTGGCGGCAATCCAGGAAATGGTCAGCGATGCGATGACGAGATTGCGGTCCCAGACGAGCTCGCCCGGAACTTCCATACCCGCCATGCCGACGAAGTGCATGGAGGCCACGCCGAAGCCGAAGATGAGGCCTGCGGCAATCGTTCCTTGGCTGCGCGGCAACACCAGAATGACGGCGCCAGCTGTGAATGTCGAGGCGAACGCCACTGCAAGCGAAAGCAGCGTCAGATCACGATCATAGCCGACGACAATACCCGGATCATAGGCCAGCATGGCAACGAAATGCGTCGACCAGATGCCGAAGCCACCTGCAAACCCCATGACGCAAATCCATGTCCAGCGCTGATACGAGATCGAACGCCCGGCGGCACGCAGGAAAAGCATGGAGCCGAGGTTAGACAAAAAGCACAAAGCCCCCGCCAGAAGGACGAGCCATAGATTGTGCTGGTAGGCCAGGCAGTAGGCGATTGCAGACATGATTGCTTCCGTTATTCAGAAGCGAGCTAAGAACTTGCTCAATTAAGAATGCATGAAATAACCTGCCTATGAGGGCGGAACAGCGGAAGCTTCGAGCGTCGTGATTAACGCGGGAACAACGAGCGCATACCAGCAGTTTCCGAACGACTTCGGGCTGAACTCGTAATTGCATATAATTGTTTTCGAAATAACTCTAAAATCCGCACCGAAAATGGTTGGTTCAGGGCTGTATCGTCAACAAATTTTAGCCGCATGTCGGGAGTGTTGTCGTCAAACGGATGCGATCAAGAGTTTTAGTGAAGCTCACCGTTTGGCAAAACCGGAACCTCCCGGTCACATCGGCTTTTGATCCATTCGGCGAGCAACATTGCTACCGCGTGAAAATTGTCCAGTGAAAGGATTTCGCAAATGCAGCTTGGCATGATGGGATTGGGTCGAATGGGGGCCAATATGGTCCGCAGGCTCATGAAGGATGGGCATGAGTGCGTCGTTTATGACGTGAACCCCTCGGCAGTCGGCGCTCTTGCATCCGACGGTGCTTCGGGCGCGCAATCCTTGCAGGAATTCATCGGCAAACTGTCCAAGCCTGCCTGCGTCTGGCTGATGTTGCCTGCCGCAATCACCGGCAAGGTTGTCGAAGAGATCGCGGCACTGCTTGAGCCCGGCGACATCATCATCGATGGCGGTAATTCTCATTACGAGGACGCGGTCGATATCGCCGCACGGCTTTCGGAGAAGAAAATCAGCTTTGTCGATGTCGGCACAAGCGGTGGTGTCTGGGGGCTGGAGCGCGGCTACTGCCTCATGATCGGCGGCCCGGACGATGCAGTGCGCCATCTCGACCCGATTTTGGCCAGCCTCGCGCCCGGTGCCGACAACGCCACTTCAACACAGGCATCGACTGCGGAGCGCGGTTATCTGCATTGCGGCCCAAGCGGTGCAGGCCACTTCGTCAAAATGGTCCATAACGGCATCGAATATGGTGTGATGGCGGCTTATGCCGAGGGACTGAACATTCTGCGCGCCGCGAATGCGGGCAAAGAAAAACGTACCATCGACGCGGAAACGTCGCCACTCAAACACCCGCAATATTTCCAGTTCGATATCGATCTGGCAGCAGTCTCAGAAGTGTGGCGCCATGGCAGCGTTATCGACTCCTGGCTTCTCGATCTGACCGCGGAGGCTTTGAAGAAAGACGCGGATCTGAACCAGTTCGATGGTCGCGTATCGGATTCGGGCGAAGGGCGCTGGAC contains:
- a CDS encoding ABC transporter substrate-binding protein; translated protein: MIKRSLAALILSSTVLFQPVHAETPPTMLVVGFSMNNILTLDPAAITGKESVQVLANIYDNLVGLNPTKRGQLDPQLAESWTVSDDGSAITFKLRDGANFASGNPVTSADVIWSLKRVMKLNLAQASFLKTHGFTAANADASFTAPDEKTVVVTLPKEVDPQIVIQTLGIVGPGSVLDMKAVMEHDKNGDLGSAWLTNNSAGSGPFTLAQWQSNERVTLDQNKNYWGEKPAMRRIMMRHLAESQSQRLMLQKGDIDIAFSMSAADLKSLEGNKDVKVQTNAGSGFYYLAVSMKDERFQKPKVREALRYLIDYQGLNDSVMPYFGKLRDRPLPSGVFGALPNAGYKLDVEKAKALLAEAGYPNGFSTTLRAISDVPFMSLATAIQATLAQGGIKAEIITGSGDQIYGAMRERKYELVVGRGGGGQLPHPDSNLRAIVYNPNNADEAKLTNFQGWRTSFYDQKINTMIDDALVETDKNKQVKDYEDIQRYYEEVVPAIQPFSEVIDSVGYRADIKGLELNPSWSTQLRTVTKKR
- a CDS encoding EAL domain-containing protein, which encodes MSAIAYCLAYQHNLWLVLLAGALCFLSNLGSMLFLRAAGRSISYQRWTWICVMGFAGGFGIWSTHFVAMLAYDPGIVVGYDRDLTLLSLAVAFASTFTAGAVILVLPRSQGTIAAGLIFGFGVASMHFVGMAGMEVPGELVWDRNLVIASLTISWIAATIGFSISNTIVLSDKRIVTAASFLSLGIVLMHFTAMGALTLSPGINPVAHQGLSKSFLLIMIMLVSLSFLASGISAVTIAVRAARKALASEANFDVLVRGVTDYAIYMLDPTGVVTNWNAGAERFKGYKASEIIGSNFSIFYSQEDQKNGLPEHALHLARKNGRFEAEGLRYRKDGSSFYANVLIQPVYDDKGHQLGFAKITRDITEQKADRDRIVAVTRNLDLALENMIQGICLFDANEKLILSNQRYRSLFSFDDEFLKPGVSYWEIVRRGYEIALPDDPGFEERARAHYRKHIEAIRSGQNSLIHKMDGDHSILANFNLVVDGGWVATFEDITDRIRSEEHIAFLAKHDSLTKLPNRSALNDFLDYEVSVATRNNGHVAVIGVDLNKFKMINDQIGHHVGDKVLVELATRLSKLLKQNEMVARVGGDEFAAIKRYTDISEVQDFAERLSEALSIPVTLDHHKLTTGASIGVALFPEDGDAPDVLLANADLAMYRSKNSLTQKICFYDGNMDELARDRAKLAKDLWLGIENNEFHLHYQVQKSVLTGRITGYEVLLRWHHPERGNVSPVDFIGVAEECGAILPIGEWVLRQACHEAASWPNDLKVAVNLSPVQIAHADTVSLVISVLKETGLDPRRLELEITENSIIVDKQRAMNALNLIKALGVSIAIDDFGTGYSSLELLRSFPFDKIKLDRSFMVELQESDEARAMVRAILSLGQGLRIPVLAEGVETNEQLDILRTEGCQEAQGYLLGRPMPMAQQALAQVA
- the gnd gene encoding phosphogluconate dehydrogenase (NAD(+)-dependent, decarboxylating); amino-acid sequence: MQLGMMGLGRMGANMVRRLMKDGHECVVYDVNPSAVGALASDGASGAQSLQEFIGKLSKPACVWLMLPAAITGKVVEEIAALLEPGDIIIDGGNSHYEDAVDIAARLSEKKISFVDVGTSGGVWGLERGYCLMIGGPDDAVRHLDPILASLAPGADNATSTQASTAERGYLHCGPSGAGHFVKMVHNGIEYGVMAAYAEGLNILRAANAGKEKRTIDAETSPLKHPQYFQFDIDLAAVSEVWRHGSVIDSWLLDLTAEALKKDADLNQFDGRVSDSGEGRWTLKAAIDTGVPAPILSSALFSRFTSQGQSAYADKLLSAMRFAFGGHAEKKPE